CAAGGCGGCGGCAAGCCGCTGGAGATCACGCGGCAGGAGATCATCCCGCCGCTGCGCACGGGCTTCCTGGCGGAGCACGTCGGAGCCGCGCGGGGCACCCTGTTTCCACAACCGATGGTCCTGCACGGCGGTGCACCTTGCCTGCTCGACAAGATCACCGGGCCGGGCTTCCGCGTCGTCATCGACGGCCGCCGCAGCGATGTGCCCTCTCTGATGGCGCTCTGCGCCGCGCATCCCGAACTGGCTGCAACGGCCATCGCACCTTCCGGCACCGGCGCCTCCGGCGTGCTCGAAGAGACCGACGGCGTGCTGGCCGGCTGGTTCGACCGGTACGCCGCCGCCGCCGCACTCGTGCGGCCGGATCATTACGTGTTCGGGACGGCGCAGGATGCCGCAGAACTCGACGATCTCTTGCGCGACGTCAGCGCGCGCCTGCACGGCCAACCCGATCCCAATGTCAGAATGGAGAAGACAGCATGAAGCTCGCAACCGTTGCCATCGATGGCCGCACGACGTGGGGCCTCGTCGAGGACGACAATTTCCTCGATGTCGGCGCCGCGCTCGTCTCTCGCTATGCCGATCTCAGAGCCGCCATCGCCGGCGCGCTGGCGGGCGTCGCGGATGCGAAGTCCAGGGCCGCCGTGACGCCGCTTGCGAAGCTCGCCTTCCTGCCCGTCATTCCGAACCCGGACAAGATCGTGTGCGTGGGCCTGAACTACGAGACGCACCGGAAGGAAACCGGGCGCACCGAGGTTGAGCATCCCACCATCTTCTCACGCTACGCCAACAGCCAGACCGGTCATCTGAAGCCGATCCTCCGGCCGCGCGTCTCGACCGACCTCGACTTCGAGGGCGAGCTCGCGGTCGTCATCGGCAAGGCCGGACGTTACATCTCGCGCAGCGAAGCGATGGGCCATGTCGCCGGTTATGCCTGCTACAATGATGGCAGCATCCGCGATTTCCAGCGCCACACCCATCAATTCACGCCGGGCAAGAATTTTCCCGATACCGGCGCGTTCGGACCGTGGATGATGACGCCGGACGAGCTCGGCGAGCTGGCCGAGCTCAAGCTCACCACCCGCCTTAACGGCGAGGTCGTGCAGGAAGCGCAGATCAAGCACATGATCTTCGATATCCCGCGGCAGATCGAATATTGCTCGACCTTCACCCGGCTCGAGCCGGGTGACGTCATCGTCAGCGGCACGCCCGGTGGGGTCGGCGCCCGGCGCAACCCGCCACTCTGGATGAAGCCCGGCGACATCGTAGAGGTCGAGGTCGAGCGGCTCGGCGTGCTGCGCAATCCGGTCGAGGACGAGGCGCGGTGAAAGGTCCATCGGACGGGAGCTGCTCCGAGCGGCGGCGGCGAAGCCCATCCGGCTTCGTCCGCCCGCGGGAAAGCTGCTGATTGAAGCCAGACAAAAAAGACCAGAGAGGGAAAACGTCATGAGCAACAGCGTAGATGTCATGGTCGGTACGAGCGAAGCCACGACGGCAGTGCCGATCACGGCCGCGTTCCGCAAGCTGGTCATCGCCTCCTCGCTCGGCTCGGTGATCGAGCACTACGACTTCTTCATCTACGCCTTCACCGCGCCCGTGGTGTTCGATCGCTTCTTTTTCCCCAAGATGGATTCGACCGCGAGCATGCTGGCCGTGTATGCGACGTTCGCGGTCGGTTTCGTCGCCCGGCCGCTCGGCGGCATGGTGTTCGGCCATTACGGCGACCAGCTCGGCCGCAAGGAGATGCTGACGATCACCTTCGTGCTGATGGGCGTCGCGAGCTTCCTGATCGGCTGCCTGCCGAGCTATGATTCGATCGGGCTTCTGGCACCGATCGCACTGGTCGCGCTACGCTTCGTGCAGGGCTTTGCCTTCGGCGGCGAATACATGAACGCGGTGTCGCTGACGCTGGAGAATGCGCCCTCGGCAAGGCGCGGTTTCTTCGCTTCCTTCGTCAACGCCTCGGGCCCGATCGGCGTGATCCTCGCTTCAGGCTTCATCGCGCTGCTCGGTCTCGTCTCGACCCCGCAGGATTTCGCGCAATGGGTCTGGCGCGTGCCCTTCGTGCTGAGCCTCGTGCTGGTGGTGCTCGGCACCTACATCCGGCTCCAGGTCGACGAATCGACCTTGTTCAAGGCGGTGCGGGCCTCGGCGGCGCGTCCCAGGGCCCCGCTGCTCGACGTGGTGCGCTCGTGGAAGAAGCCAGTCCTGTTCGGCTGCCTCGTCAACATGGCGCACAGCACGTTCCAGTACATGAGCACGGTCTTCGTGCTCGGCTATGCGTTCAAGACGCTCGGCATGGCGCAATCCAACGTCACCTTCGGCACCATGGTCGCCAACGTGCTGGAGATGTGCATGGTGCCGCTGATCGCAAGCTACTCGGACCGCTTCGGCCGCCGACCGTTCATCGGGCTCGGCATCCTGTTGGCCGCCGCCTGGTATCCAATCTACTTCCAGCTGGTCGCGAGCAAGGATCCGACGCTGCTGATCACTGGCCTCGTCGTCTCGATCGGGATCATCCACGCGCTGATGTTCGCGCCGGAAGCGGCCTTCACCGCGGAGCTGTTTCCGACCGAAGTCCGTGTCAGCGGCTCCTCGCTCGGCAAGCAGCTCGGCATCATCCTGGGCGGCGGCATAGCGCCCCTGGTCGGCACCGCCCTGATTGGATCGAGCGGCAGCTTCACCCCGGTGATCCTCTATTTCGAGGCGATAGCGGCCTGCGCCTTCATCGGCATCCTGCTCGCCCCGGAAAGCGCGAAACGAACCCTCTAGGCAAGCCCCGTCAGACCGCCGACCGGTCGTCGTGACGTCCGACTTGTCGAGCCTTCTCGCCGCCGGCCTCCCCCAAGCCGTCATCGATGCTTGGTCGAATGCGATACGATTCAGCTTGCGGCGGTCCACTTTCTCGTCGTCTCCGATATCGGGGCAGCCCGCGATGAGCTCATCAGACGGGGTGTCGAAGTCAGCGAGGTGTTTCACCGGGGGCCCAATGGCCGCGTCCCGGGCCCTTATCCGGAACGGCCGAGTTATGGAGCCCTCGCGAGCTTCCTCGATCCGGACGGCAATGGTCGGCTAGTCCAGCAAGTGACGGATCGGCTGCCGGGCGGGTGTCGAGGCTGACACCAGCTTTGCGTCGTCGCGGGAGCTCGCCGAAGCGCTGAGGCGTGCCGCGGCCGCGCATGGAGAGCACGAGAAGCGAACCGGGCAGCGCGACGCCAACTGGCCCGACTGGTACGCGGACTACATCGTTCGCGAGCAGACTAGCAAGAGCTCAGCTTGAGGCGACGCACGAGCGGCACTCAACCGGACCTTTCGGTCGAAATTCGATCAAGGCGTAGCCGGTGTCGACCGTCGGTCAGGAGGTGAGCGCCACCCAGGACGGCGGCCAGCGTTCCCAAACCCGTTCCGCCTGCGATCAGGAACATGATGAGCAGTTGATATTTTGCCGCATCGACCGGTTCGACGCCCGCGAGAATCTGGCCAGTCATCATCCCCGGCAAGGAAACGAGGCCGATCGCCGCCATGCTGTTGATGATTGGCATGAAACCGCTTCTCAACGCGTCCCGTGCGATTGGCAGCAGGGCTTGGTATCGGGTGCCACCGAGTGCGAGACAAGCTTCCACAGCGGCTCGTTCGCGCACTAGGCTGTTTGTCAGCACGTCCAAGCCCAGGCTGATCCCCGTCATCGTGTTGCCCAGGATCATGCCCAGCAACGGCAGGGCATAGCGCGGATGATACCAAGGATCCGGGCGGAGCTCCGTCAGAAGCGCAAACATGGTGACGATACCGGCGGCGATCAGCGTGCATCCGGCGCCCAAGCCGTAGCTCCAGATGCCTGGCAGGCGACGCTTCTGCCGCGCGACGATTTCCCGAGATGCGAAAAGAACCATGATGATGGCCGCAAGGGCGGTCCAGAGGGGCGAGACCGCGGCAAACAGGAACGTCAACACGTATCCGACGAGCACCAACTGAAACACCATCCGCACCGTCGCGATGGCCAGTTGCCTTTCCAGATTGAGGCGGAGAACAAGCGAGAGAGCGCCATCCATGACGACGAGGAGCGCGGGAAGGATCAGGTCGCCGTACGTCAGTTGGATGTAGCTCACGGCCGGCTTTCCTCGATGCCACCGCCGGAACTCATCACAAGAACCCTCGATCCGACACGGCGGGCCTGGGTGTCATCGTGCGTGCTCCAAACGACGCTCGTTCCAGTCGAGATGCGTTCGGAGATCAAGGATTCCACGGCGGCAGCGGATGTCGAGTCGAGTGCCGAGGTCGGCTCGTCCAGCAGAAGCACCCGCGATCGCAGCATGAGCGCCCGCACAAGTCCCAAACGCTGTTTCTCGCCGCTCGAAAGTCTTTGGATCGGCCAAGGTCCACAATCGGCCGGCAAACCCAATCGTGTGACCAGTGGCAAGGTATCATCCCAGCTGCTGAAGTGCTCTTGCACAGTGTCACACCACCAACCCGGCTCGGCAGCGAGGTAAGTCACTCGCTTTCGCCAAGCGGGGGCGGGCATCGCCTCCCGGAGTGTTCCGTCCAGCCTCACCGTCCCCTCGTTGGGATCCAGATCCGCGATGGAGCGAAGCAGAAGAGTCTTCCCGACGCCGGAGCGCCCTTGCAGGGCGACGCATTCCCCGTCCTGCAGGTCGAACGAAACCGAGATGTGCAAGCGCTTGAGCGCGCGGACTGTCAGCATGTGTCAAAGCTTGCGCCGCAACCGCTCGGCAACTTGCCTAGCGATCTCTGCCGGTGCCTCGTCCGGGTAAGGATGCACCGAGCTGACGTTGATCTCGCCGAGCACGTAGCTGTCCCTCCCGTCCGTCTGCACCGGACCAAGCATGAAGTCGGCGTCCCAGATCATGGGCAGGTCACCTCGCGCAATATCCAGTAACGAGGTTAGCTGCAGCGTCCATTCGTCTTCCATCAACCGACGGAGCCGCTGGAATCGCGGGTCTGCGCTGGACGTGTAGAGCCGGGGCCCGGCCTCGGCACGTGCGGCCGGCGAGTCGACTAGAGCTTTGACTTTGTGATGGCCGAAGCCGGCGCAGCGATCGCCAGCCATGTAGCAGCGCACGACGCCTTCGCTCAAGCGAGACTCGAATGGTTGATCGATCACGCTGCCGCTTTCGAAATACTCCGCGCAGCGTCGAAGGAAATCATCCAGCGTTAGTTCCTCTGACGCGTCCTTGGTCGCGTCCAGCACCCTTATCATGGGGGAAGTTGGCAACTTCTCGACCTTCCAGACGCCTTGGCCTCCGTTACCCCGGTTGCGCTTGATCACGCGGGGACCGGTGGCGAGCCGTGTCGGCAACTCGGCGCGCATGGCCTCCGCGCTTTGATATAACGCCGTGTCGCTTCCCCACCCCATCGAGCGGGTGCGGTAGAGTACCTCCTTGGTGCCCATCTTGAGGATGACATCGGGGTGCGCACTCACCCACACGCCCCGAGCGGCCACGTCGCGCAGCAGGGCGTCGAGACTGGCGCGATCTCGACCGTCTTGAATAGGATTAACCCAGACGAGTACGCCGTCCACCGCGAGCAACTGTTCGCGGACTTCCTCGGCAAAGCTTTCATCGTAGATTGCCGGGCGGGCCTTGATGCCGGCGGCGGAGAGCGCTTCGAAGACCTGGACGAAACGGCTGTTTTGCGCGGTCGCCTCTCGCCGCGCGACAGCGTTGCCCCGCGAGAGAATGGCCACGGAATTTAGGGAACGGGAGAAAAGTTCGGTGTTCATGCGCGAGCTCCACGTTGTGCGTGCTGCGCAGAGCTTGGACCGAAGTCTCACGGGGAGTCTGCTTGCCCCCTCGGGACCGCACTTTACGCGAACTTGTCTGGCCTTTTCAAGACGGTGTGAGGAGGTTAGCGCGCCTCAATGGGATGTCCGCACCGAACGCATTCGACGATCGATAGGAACGATTGAACTGTGTGCGGGCCGTCGCTGAAATACTTTGAGGGACATCGGAACTGTCGACCCTGTTGACGATTGGGCAAGGATGGGGAATTGCGATCTCCTCATGAGGCGACATGCCCAAGATGACATGCCCAAGATGACATGCCCAAGATGACATGCCCAAGATGACATGCCCAAGATGACATGCCCAAGATGACATGCCCAAGAATCGCGTCCTGAATCAGCAAGGACGCCGCATGTCTACTCACCTCGATTACATCCGAAAACCGACCATCGACGCAGCGTCCGCGCGAATGGCGCGCCGCAATGAGAACGTCCGCGCGGACGAGTGTGTAAGGTTGCATCGGCGGACATCGCCTGAGCGCGCCA
This genomic interval from Bradyrhizobium sp. CB82 contains the following:
- a CDS encoding Cj0069 family protein codes for the protein MNTELFSRSLNSVAILSRGNAVARREATAQNSRFVQVFEALSAAGIKARPAIYDESFAEEVREQLLAVDGVLVWVNPIQDGRDRASLDALLRDVAARGVWVSAHPDVILKMGTKEVLYRTRSMGWGSDTALYQSAEAMRAELPTRLATGPRVIKRNRGNGGQGVWKVEKLPTSPMIRVLDATKDASEELTLDDFLRRCAEYFESGSVIDQPFESRLSEGVVRCYMAGDRCAGFGHHKVKALVDSPAARAEAGPRLYTSSADPRFQRLRRLMEDEWTLQLTSLLDIARGDLPMIWDADFMLGPVQTDGRDSYVLGEINVSSVHPYPDEAPAEIARQVAERLRRKL
- a CDS encoding fumarylacetoacetate hydrolase family protein; the protein is MKLATVAIDGRTTWGLVEDDNFLDVGAALVSRYADLRAAIAGALAGVADAKSRAAVTPLAKLAFLPVIPNPDKIVCVGLNYETHRKETGRTEVEHPTIFSRYANSQTGHLKPILRPRVSTDLDFEGELAVVIGKAGRYISRSEAMGHVAGYACYNDGSIRDFQRHTHQFTPGKNFPDTGAFGPWMMTPDELGELAELKLTTRLNGEVVQEAQIKHMIFDIPRQIEYCSTFTRLEPGDVIVSGTPGGVGARRNPPLWMKPGDIVEVEVERLGVLRNPVEDEAR
- a CDS encoding MFS transporter; translation: MSNSVDVMVGTSEATTAVPITAAFRKLVIASSLGSVIEHYDFFIYAFTAPVVFDRFFFPKMDSTASMLAVYATFAVGFVARPLGGMVFGHYGDQLGRKEMLTITFVLMGVASFLIGCLPSYDSIGLLAPIALVALRFVQGFAFGGEYMNAVSLTLENAPSARRGFFASFVNASGPIGVILASGFIALLGLVSTPQDFAQWVWRVPFVLSLVLVVLGTYIRLQVDESTLFKAVRASAARPRAPLLDVVRSWKKPVLFGCLVNMAHSTFQYMSTVFVLGYAFKTLGMAQSNVTFGTMVANVLEMCMVPLIASYSDRFGRRPFIGLGILLAAAWYPIYFQLVASKDPTLLITGLVVSIGIIHALMFAPEAAFTAELFPTEVRVSGSSLGKQLGIILGGGIAPLVGTALIGSSGSFTPVILYFEAIAACAFIGILLAPESAKRTL
- the fetB gene encoding iron export ABC transporter permease subunit FetB, which produces MSYIQLTYGDLILPALLVVMDGALSLVLRLNLERQLAIATVRMVFQLVLVGYVLTFLFAAVSPLWTALAAIIMVLFASREIVARQKRRLPGIWSYGLGAGCTLIAAGIVTMFALLTELRPDPWYHPRYALPLLGMILGNTMTGISLGLDVLTNSLVRERAAVEACLALGGTRYQALLPIARDALRSGFMPIINSMAAIGLVSLPGMMTGQILAGVEPVDAAKYQLLIMFLIAGGTGLGTLAAVLGGAHLLTDGRHRLRLDRISTERSG
- a CDS encoding ABC transporter ATP-binding protein; its protein translation is MLTVRALKRLHISVSFDLQDGECVALQGRSGVGKTLLLRSIADLDPNEGTVRLDGTLREAMPAPAWRKRVTYLAAEPGWWCDTVQEHFSSWDDTLPLVTRLGLPADCGPWPIQRLSSGEKQRLGLVRALMLRSRVLLLDEPTSALDSTSAAAVESLISERISTGTSVVWSTHDDTQARRVGSRVLVMSSGGGIEESRP